In the genome of Brachypodium distachyon strain Bd21 chromosome 3, Brachypodium_distachyon_v3.0, whole genome shotgun sequence, the window AGTTAATTCATATGCTTTACATCTTCCATATTGGGTGTTTTACAGGTTTCGCCAAGTTGATGGGACTTGGAGACGTGAGCTTTATAAGGATTCTGAAGGAAACCAAATTTCGTGTAAGGAGTGCTGCTTGAATAATTTTGAGCATGCcctttctttttatttccCTTTGAAGATTTACTGTTAGCTTGGTTCTTCTGTGCATGGTTAAGCCGGACTTGCTTCCAGAAATCTTCAAGCACACCAAAAATCACACTTGAAGCAAAGCACTGAGGTGGTGAAGAAATCATCAGTACCAGATCTCCGTGAAAAGTTATCTGGAGTTCAGCGCCCTCAACTCAACAGTATGGTTCAGATCCCAAAACCTGCAGTAACAGAGATTGCTAAGAGTGCTAAACCTGTTCAAAAGAGGGAACTctctgctcctgctccttctgctgctgctgctgcccttcCTGCTACTAAGAATGTGAATGCACCAACTGCACCGAAGCAATCCCAGGAAAAGGTTAGAAAGCTCTATCCTCTGGTATATTCTTACAAGCTCTTATCCTGTTCAGCTACTCAGCTGTTAAATTTTTGTGATTTGCTCTACTCTAATAGGTGACTAGTGTATTGGCATGTTATTTGCTTTTAGCATGTTTGCTGATGTGAGTTTGTCTTCTTGAACATACAATTTGTGCATAGCATTTATGTTGAACTCTGATCCTTTAGTTGTAATAATACAATGTTCTTTTGTGAAGTTAACCCCCCACCTCTTTAGGATGTTCAGATCCAAAAAGTTTGATGTGCCTAGTTTGATACCACTATACAATTATTCTTGCCTAGATGCTTGTCTGATTGCTCAATTTAATGctaaactattttttttttatttggaacGTGCAGGCTGACTCCTCTCTTGACAGATTACTGAAGTCCCTTGATCTGGAGAAGTATTCCATAAATTTCCAGGCTGAAGAGGCATGTTTGATTTATGTGGCAGTTTCAAACTGAGCCCGTGCTACTTTATTTTGTTGATGTATATTCATTTTTCAGGTTGATATGAAAGCTTTGGTTCACATGAATGAGGAAGATATGAAGTCTTTAGGAATTCCAATGGTACCGACTGAACTTAacttgaaacattgttttatcgTACAGTTTTTGGAAGCTGTTCTTTTCCCGCCAAATGGGTTTAAATTTTGTTGCTAAAACGTGCAATCTTTTATTTCATGCAATTCAATAGTAAATGGGTATAACAAGTTTATGCTAATCTTCCCTAGATAGATTTACATCAGCAAAGGGAAATTCTTCCAATTATGCCTTTTTTTGGTCTTGTTGCGCATATGGCATTTACATCAAATCGAGTTGTTCTCCTGCTAGCATAAAATAAACAGTGCACGCTTCTATCTGATTTTTAAATCTTGTTTAATATGTATACAGCCGGCTCAGTTACTAATAGTATAGGTTGGGTAGAATGAATTGAACTGGTTAACTAATACTTGGTACCTTGAGCTCTGTTTTATCTGCAAATTTAGCTTCAGTTTCAGACTTACTACAGATTTAGCTAACCACAAAAGATAGTTACCATACTACTTAGTAGCTCACACTTCATGGAAAGGTTGAGCAAACCATCATTTTGAGTTCTACCATGACACActtgataattttttttgcaacacCGTGCTTTCGTTTGCTTGCAGTCTCTATGTGATGCGTTTCCTTGAAGTTTTACAACTACCTTTACCAGTTACTTTAACTGGATTCCATATCTTCATCCTAGAAGGCTAGGTGTTTCGTGATCCATCCATATTCATTCGGTAACTTGATCATGCTTACAGGGTCCTCGGAAAAAGATACTATCAGCATTGGCTTCCAAAAGAAAGAAGTCCTCGAGATCATTACCGCCTACCAGCTGAAGCCATCGTTGGCCTAGTAGCTAGATGACTTGTTGATTTTGGATGTCCCTAACGCCATGACCATCGTTCGGAGTAACTCCATTTACGGGCAAGATTCCTATCTACCGAGATGATGTATAAATAGAGAACCCCATGATCTGCGGTGTTGTTGTAACGCAAGACAACCAACAGTTTGCTCGTAGGAGATCTGTTTCGAGGATCATTTCTGTTGCATACCTGTTTATGGTGAAGTATGATACTGCTTGCACTGCTTGCAAACTGATCCTCTCAGGTTAAACATCACGTTTGCTCATTGGCTTGGTTGGCTGTGGCTGATCCCTGGCGTCTCTGGGGCAGCTATGTTACAATGTTGACGAAATCGGGAGCAATGCGCGTAGACTTGAGTCTGGCTTGGCCTGGCACGCGAATCATTTGGCTGACAATGTATCTCTGCATCATTGCTGGCTCGGTTAAAATCCTTCTAAGCCTGAGAGGGTGACATCGCGATCGTTCGTTGCGTAAGACACGGACGCGAACGTTTGCTCGTTAGTTTTCCAGTTTAAAAGTTGCTTCACATTTTGAAGTGGAAGTGGTACTACTCCACTACTCCAAATGtggaaatattacatgtatatttcCAGTTTAAAAGTTGATTCACatccgatcttaaattgttgtcgaaatattacatgtatctagatgttttttaagaatagatacattcatatttgaacaaatttaagtcaagaatATCCggtcctaaattgttgtcaaaatattacgtgtatctaaacgtttttaaaaaatagatacatgcatatttgagtaaatttaAGTCGAGAATTTAGTATCGTAGAAAATACCAAACAGCATTTcgagttcagacttcagaaaGTGCTGCCCCACAAAACCTCCAATGGCCGCTGCGCCGCCGGTGCTCACCCTAACGGTGGAGAAGGGCCCGCGGGAAGGGGAAACCCGGCAGTGCCGCGCGGGCGCCGCGCTTCGCGTCGgcctcgtcgtctccggcaacgACCTTGCCGTGCGCGACGCGGGCACATCGCAGCGCCACCTCGCCATCGAgttcctcccgccgccgcccgcggcccGGTGGGCCGTGTCCGACCTCGGCTCCTCCAACGGCACCCTCCTCAACGGCGCGCCCCTCGTGCCCTCCGTCCCGGCTCCGCTCTCCCACGGGGACCTAATCAGCCTCGGCGAGTCCACCGTGCTCGCCGTGTCCATCGCGTCAGATTCGGACATGAACCCGGCCGGCCCTAGGCGCTCCTCGCGCCTCGCGGCGGCAGGGGTGGCCGCGGAGGAGAGGCCGATCCCTGCGGTGACCCGCCGGAGCAAACAGAAGAATGCGGTTGCAGCGGAGCCCCCGGAAGCGGTCAAGGAGGAGATTGAGGAGGCTGCAGAGGTTATGCAGCACGGGAGGCGGAAGAAGATTGTGAAGCCTCCTGAACcggagaaggaaaaggaggaGGTGGTCGTGGTGCCTACACGCCGCGTGAGGACTGTGAAGTTCGCTGAGCCGGAGAAGGAAGtggaggggaaggaggaggccgcggtgACGTTCCACGCCAGGAGGAAGAACAAAGCCGTGACGGTTGCTCCTCCGGAACTGCTGCCAAAGACGAGGTCCAAAAGGGGCCGTGGAAGAGTTACAACGGCTAGTGCAAGGAACACCATtctcgaggaggaggatcagGTGGAACAGGAGGAGAGCGAGGTGGCTGCAGCAAGAGAACAGGCAGGGAACCAGACGGCAACAAATGGCGATGACGCGGATAAGGGAGGCAAGGTGGCAGCTGGATATGAAGCAGTGGAAGGGACTTCAATGACGTTGGAGGAGGAAGTGCGAGTTGCTCGGAGAGGGCGGGCACGAAGAGCACTAAAGGGGATGACCAATGCTCAGTGTGCTGCTTCTGATGACAGGGGTGAGGAGATAAAGTGTGCTGGAGACGTGGAAGAGGATGGCAAGAGGGAAGTGGTTGGCAGCGGAGGAGAGGTAGGGGAtatggagaaggaagaagagcatGCTGGGAGAAGCAGTTTGGAGACCATGACATTGGGGCACTGGTTTGATCGGATGGAAAAGTACCTTCCAAGGATTATCAATGAGGCTGCTGATGAGATGATAGCAACTATGGAGGAGAGGCATCAGCGTCTCAATGAATACATTTTGACACTCAGGCACAGTTCTGATCCTTCTTGAGATTTCTGGATAATCAGGAGTTATGGTCAGTCTAATGTAAGGTGACGTCTGGAGATAACGTTGAAACCGTATTTTGCTGCGTCATAAGCAGTAGGTTTGAGGTATAACCACCATTTGCTGGCGGTGATCACTGAAATCTTTCATTCCAGCAGCCACATCAGAAGTGCACAAGAATTGTTACATATCCTGCTGGATAGTGCTGTACTGGCCATGCTATGACATATACTCTTGTAGTAGGTTAACGCAAATAAAATGGAACTCTGTAATTCACGACGTGTCCCGCAGGTTTGCTTCTGGTGAGATGCGTTTGAATGATTCCTGTTAATTTTTACAGTTTTGTATCAGCTCTAGTTGAGAAGCAACCTTCCCTGGGACTGGGACTGGAAAATCACTTTTTTGGTAGTTGAACAAATTGTGTAACTTGACGTGCACACTAACTTGATTGCACCGATTTGTTTCGTCCTTTATTCAGTTGAGTAATTCCTGCACTAAGCCTCTACGGCCTTGCTGACATGTTCTGTGTGCAACGCAGGCTAATTGCATGCTGATGATCACCATGAACTACTTGAAGTACATAAAGTTATAATTTTACATTTTATTACTGTCTAATTGAGTTCCCTACTCTggttcagaaaaaaagaggagagTTCCCTACTGATTTTTTATGAGATTGTCATTCCAATGAAGGAACTGACTAGTTGTGAACAGGGTGTTTACAAGAGGGAAACCTAAGCAGGAAGAAAGGTACTAGTAactggaagaagaaagaagtcaCTTGAGTTTCCTGAAAACCATTTGGGAGGAGAAGACAAGAATGAAGTGCAGAAGAAGCAAGGCTCTAATCCTCTTCAGCTAATTTCCCCATCCCTCTCGCAGTAATCCATTGCTTCATACCTACTTATAGAGGATTGTGCACCAACTTGCTCCAAAGTTACAAAGCAAGGAAAACAACTTTTAAAAGGTAAGAATTTCTGTTCGTCATTTATTATGTTGTTGTATTCGAAGTTTCAATGCATTCTGAAAGCTGAATTGTTTCTTCAAACTACTCAGATCCTATGTTCTCCACATCCCCCGCTTTCTAGCTCTGCAGGTCTCTGTTGCACAAAATGTTATAATTGTGCCATCATAGCCTGTTCTACTAGGTATAATGATCATAGAGTGATTAAGATCAGCATACCGACGAGTTGCATATACTAAAATGCTGAATATGGTAACTTTGGGTAGACATAAACAGAAGTATTTTGTATAAATCTCCTCAAAAAGAGCCAAAATTCGGAAACTCATACTTTTATTTACTTGTGCTGACAAGATTTTTGTCTTTTTAGTTTTATATGTCAAGTGAACCAACTTTCCCATAGCACGACTCATTTCCTTCCTCCCTAGTTTTGCATTTGTGGTAATTGACATGCTCTTATTCTTATGCATATGCTTCTAGCGATGGCTGTCCCACAAGTTGACAAGAAACTGCTTGGTGAACTGGAAGTTATGGGATTCCCTGCCGTTCGTTCGGTTAGGGCACTCCATTATTCTGGTACGTCTGTTTGAAATGAGATAAGAAGGTAGATCATTGTATTACACTGACAATCCAACAATTAGATCACCACAGGACATCTGGTTCTATGGTTGCACCAATTATGCTTTAATGTTATTCGATCCGTTCTAATATTTGCGTTTCTTGGAAGTTGCAAATTACATAATTCGACGGCAAAGCTATGGAGATACCCCTCTTGTAGATATTCACTTTTCTTCTAATATATTAAGCCGAATAAACTGGAGAAATAATCCATTGTCTTACCAGGTAATTCCAGTCTTGAATCTGCAATAAACTGGCTTCTGGAACATGAAAGTGGCCCAGACATTGATCAGCTACCGTTGGTAGGCTATTTCTTCATAGTCCACCTATTATTTGATAGCAGAAATCTGTTCTGATGTCCAGTATTCTGCACCCACATGATATCATTCTCGGTAGATTCTATCCTCTAAATATATGACTGGTCATTGTCTGCTCCAAGAATGCAGCTTGTCCTTTTCCAATTTGTTTAATCTGGAGCAACTTGAATGTTAATGCATGTCCATATGgcagttttattttcttgtttgtaACCTGATGCTCTGTACAGCTAGATATACTGCAGGTCTTATCCAAAAAATCCTACTATTTCTTCGTAGTATTATTTTCTTCATTCTATATCTGCATATCTGTATTGTCATCTGAAACAATGCTTTTGTTGTTTACAAATCTTTTGTTCTGACTTCTGGATACACCTCCTTGGAAGTTTAGGTTCCAAGAGAAATCAGCATTGAGTGTGGTGACTCATCAAACGAAGTGAGAAACAGCGCTCAAGGAATCAGGTCAGTGTTTTTTCCCAGACTGCTATAAAAATGTCGGAAGTATAGAAATATTGCTGCTTGTCTTTCCAAGAGCCTAAGTTTTTGGATGAACTGGTTGCTGCATTAAACTCAGTAAGTCAATATGGTGTGAGCACCAAGAGGCCATGAGTTTGATACTTGGCTGGCACAGTTTCAAGAGAAAAATTGCTGCCCCCCTTGAGCGAAACATCATAGGCCTGGAGGAGCCTAGACGGGAGTGGTACTCTTACGTTACTAATAATTGCTGGATAGCTATTCTGCCAACCACTAGGAAGTTTGCATTCTACAACCCACAGCATCTTCCATTCATGGGTGCCAGCCTGCTACTTTAGGTTCCGATTTTGTGCCATAGGTCAAGGAAGGGATAGCTTAAGGGAGCAAACAGCCTGCCGAGCATAAAATTAGCACGGTTCTTATTTCATGCACTGGAAAAATGAAGTAGAAAGTGAGCATAATAGTTATCTTGCCTAGTACTTTTATCAACTATCAATGCAACATCTTAATTTCACAAGGTACCTCTAGTAAGGCAAGTCATGTGCCAGAGTTAAatacttactccctccgtcccatattaagtgactcaaatttgtccaaatatgtatgtatctatactcaaaaagcatctagatacatgtaatatttcgtcacttaatatgggacggaaggagtacatcaCAATTTACAAACTACCAATAGATAATATATTTATGAAAAGTCCTATGAACTTGAGTAGCTCAGCACATGTACTGGTCAGTATTACTTTCATTTGCTTTGTTGTTGCATTATAGAATGTATCATGTGATTGGCATGGTTGTCTTGTAGGGCTCATGCCCAGGAGAGAGAATCAGAAGAGCAAACTGCAACCGGAAACCAGAAGGTATCTGCTGTTATATTGTTTATGTGTATAGACTAGTATTAGGACTTTGGCTGATGGTTATATGTGTTTCACAATAAACCAAATTAATTTATAAGATGTGATGGCACACAAAATTAAGGTGTTATTTCAGAATCATCTCCACACCTGTGTACCAAGGAAATCTTTGCAATTTAGTGACTAATGTTTTGTCACATTCGGATTTTCTTTATTAGGAGACTTCAAGGGTGGAAAGAGGAGCCAATGCAGCtgaagatgaggaagatgaTAGAAAGAAGTCCGTACCTTGTTTTGAATAGTTGTTCAGTCAGCTGCTTGCATTTTGTTTAATATTCCTGCAAGGTTGCAACTCTCGTATACTTTTCAGGATCTTAGCACTATACAAGTCAAAGCGTGATGAGGAAGAAAGAGCAAGAGGGAAAATCCGAAATCAACTCCAAGAGGATAAGGTCTGACAACCTGTCTATGCtaatacaacaacaacaactaagacttttgtcccaagcaagttggggtaggctagatatgaaacccaaacagaaatttgtgaaaaataaaagcaaactcaaaaacaaagaaatgatCAAGGTTCAGGCACATGGATTGCGTATTTCCATGCAGCCCTGTCGGAAGCCAGATCTCTGGACACATTCCAGTCTTTTAATCATAAcactgcagcagcaggcaaGAAAAAAGTACACACCCGTTTTGGGTCTTAGCACGGTTGTCTGCTGGGATGCCAAATCTTCTGTTAGCTGGGAAGCCTTTTTACTATGGTCAATAATGAACAGCAGCTCTGTGCTAATATTATGATCTGGAAAATATAGTTGGGCGCTGTTACATATTCTGTGACCATTATCCTGTCATGTGAAACttatttgttgtttttgtgAAGAGGGAGAGGATTCGAGCTGCTAAAGATGCCACGGAAGCAAAACAAACTCTTGAAGAAAATCAAAGAAAACGGTTTGTTTCGTATGCAACTCGTATTTATATATGCTATTTCCGACCCAGAAgtacacacacaaaataagTTTTTATTTAGTACAGCATGATGGAAAGTCGCAAAGCAGAtcaagaggaggagagaagagcaagagagagagttCGGCAGCGTATACATGACGATAAGGTTCCATTGATTCTATCTAACAAATATTTTGGAACTTCAAAATTTCATTCTCTGTTATTTTCAACTCCAGTGTTTTATAGGACAATGGTCAGTCAATCTTCTGCACTCTTTACAGTTGTTTCTCATGTTTCCACATTGATATAATTATTGAAAAATGCCTATATCTTGTCTCCCAAGACCTGGTAGCTACATCAATAGCACAGCCTTCGTGTGTGTGAACCGCATGGCCTTcaaatttaactaaacaaaattgGTCTCCTTGCAATATAGCAAGCCTACCTTGTAATGATCCATTCTCTTCATTCATGTCATTACCATCATTGGAGTGTAATTACATATTTCCTACATGATCAGAGCAAGAATCTTCTTCTGAGTCCTATCTGCCACTACTTTCCTCCAAAACTTTTGGATTTCGGTGAGATACTACATTGCTTGTTGAACGGCTGAAGAGCCCTGAATAATTTTGTTCTATGCAGGCAGAAAGAAGGAGAGGACTTGGTTTGCCGCAGGAAAATACTGTAGCATCAGCCCCCCTCGTGCCTCCCACAAAGGTCTTCATTAACCCCCTATAGTACTCCTGCATTTCATGAGCAAACTTCCAAAACAGAATCCTCACTTTTTTAACTCCTCAGATAAAGTCTATTGAACCTGCTGTAACATCAGAACAACTGAGAGACTACCTACGAACTCTGAAAAAGAATCACAAGGTAAAATGGTCTTCTTTTagatttaatttatttatgatCCGTTGACCTTTCTAATTGTTCTTGGCATTATTGAATTTTAAGAAAGCTTTATAATCCATAACCCTCATGTTTTGAGGATGCCAGGAACCAATTGACGTGCCGTTTGCCACTTATATTTGTAGGATGACAATGCTAGAGTCACAAGAGCATTCCAGATATTGTTGAAGATAATTGCCAACATAGTAAAGAACCCAGAAGAGGAGAAGTTCAGGCGGATTCGACTTAGCAATCCTGTTTTCAAAGTAACTACAAAATTTTGATATCCGCTACTCCTATACTTTATAAAGCTGCTTCATCCTTAACCTCCTACTCTGCTCTTTAACAGGACAGGGTGGGTAATCTGCAAGGTAGCATAGAGTTTCTGGAGCTGTGTGGGTTCCAGAAGCTCAGGAACAACAGCTACCTGGTCATGCCGAGGGGCAAGGTCGACATGGGGCTCCTCAACGCGGCAGGAGTCGAGATCGCATCTGCCATGCAAAACCCCTATTTTGGGCTGCTCTCCAAGTGAACGTAGACGAGCCTCCATCCCCGGTTCGTCATCAAGACGGAGCTTTTCCTGCTTCGTACCAAGCTCTGTGGCAATGAGATGTGACTGCCAGTTAATGGTCAGCAACTCAGCACTATATACGATCGGATCTCGCCGATCAAATGCATCCCCTGTTGCTAGCAAACTGTGGTACCGGGTGTACAAAATCAAAACAGGTGAGAGACTGACTAGATGCCTGCGAAAAGATGGGTCAGGTCCGTAGAAGAACATAGAAGAACATGAGCCATGGCCCCATAGAAAGTACTACTACTGTATTTCTCATCTTACCGTAAGTAAGAACAAAACTATGTGTAACTATAACTGTAACTGTAATTGTGAGTGTTCATTCAGGAGATATCATCAAGCCAAGTTCATGCCTTTCCCTTGCCTGACGTGCAAGGAGTCCTGTGGCCGTACCGAAAACGTTGGGTCACCGTTTGCTCATGGAGCAAAACATTAACTGCCTTTTATTCTCCAAGGAGAGAAGGACCCTGTGGATACATGCTCAAGTCACATGGCATG includes:
- the LOC100839232 gene encoding ankyrin repeat and SAM domain-containing protein 6; this translates as MYADKVSGRKRSIMDRLGSGGGSRPRSESAKRFRQVDGTWRRELYKDSEGNQISSGLASRNLQAHQKSHLKQSTEVVKKSSVPDLREKLSGVQRPQLNSMVQIPKPAVTEIAKSAKPVQKRELSAPAPSAAAAALPATKNVNAPTAPKQSQEKADSSLDRLLKSLDLEKYSINFQAEEVDMKALVHMNEEDMKSLGIPMGPRKKILSALASKRKKSSRSLPPTS
- the LOC100831750 gene encoding FHA domain-containing protein At4g14490 is translated as MAAAPPVLTLTVEKGPREGETRQCRAGAALRVGLVVSGNDLAVRDAGTSQRHLAIEFLPPPPAARWAVSDLGSSNGTLLNGAPLVPSVPAPLSHGDLISLGESTVLAVSIASDSDMNPAGPRRSSRLAAAGVAAEERPIPAVTRRSKQKNAVAAEPPEAVKEEIEEAAEVMQHGRRKKIVKPPEPEKEKEEVVVVPTRRVRTVKFAEPEKEVEGKEEAAVTFHARRKNKAVTVAPPELLPKTRSKRGRGRVTTASARNTILEEEDQVEQEESEVAAAREQAGNQTATNGDDADKGGKVAAGYEAVEGTSMTLEEEVRVARRGRARRALKGMTNAQCAASDDRGEEIKCAGDVEEDGKREVVGSGGEVGDMEKEEEHAGRSSLETMTLGHWFDRMEKYLPRIINEAADEMIATMEERHQRLNEYILTLRHSSDPS
- the LOC100839538 gene encoding UBX domain-containing protein 1, producing MAVPQVDKKLLGELEVMGFPAVRSVRALHYSGNSSLESAINWLLEHESGPDIDQLPLVPREISIECGDSSNEVRNSAQGIRAHAQERESEEQTATGNQKETSRVERGANAAEDEEDDRKKILALYKSKRDEEERARGKIRNQLQEDKRERIRAAKDATEAKQTLEENQRKRMMESRKADQEEERRARERVRQRIHDDKAERRRGLGLPQENTVASAPLVPPTKIKSIEPAVTSEQLRDYLRTLKKNHKDDNARVTRAFQILLKIIANIVKNPEEEKFRRIRLSNPVFKDRVGNLQGSIEFLELCGFQKLRNNSYLVMPRGKVDMGLLNAAGVEIASAMQNPYFGLLSK